In Athalia rosae chromosome 6, iyAthRosa1.1, whole genome shotgun sequence, one DNA window encodes the following:
- the LOC105690416 gene encoding uncharacterized protein LOC105690416 — translation MSNSRCFFYDIPDLEVTNMDCMNIVKSEEISEPQDENQKLKEAYLLLKRKISLSHELIKQYNDKIKECQNLNMELEAVRKNSEHIMRKHNSNLTKMTKLKLENAQYQQKFEHSSKYISDQEIKIAADKQHLEQLICKVNDLERNVAEKTKKEYISKDKIQALERQLKAVRKSHETEMKKMEIKLNNISAPKIVNTQIIKKEKKVTHEKYTCTGNELEDDLVKRETMDKCTLTNDFYSIKDDPYPLFCSKCEVKFDTVPLDQILRQMSACPSPISEVSSPKKSEKTSSHENSAAPIEIRISQSEMNENHSNYVNQIIQTEERYSDSTSNSEFQRLEQKLQNLERKFQKKLKTSNECKNLRCTYEHPSSYYLGPHPYHFHSYRPMARPPYNFVDYQTLQRIPISRKRKIKLNVNKSSRSTSILQKKRRIDSGTSPWEVSPIARDLRDPDKASFIENNSELSFESSGSNSPGVQSLDHKINATKHHNDAEPHPLSRREIRDDVISQFSPVTSPTSTPNEYMYTAEKFCSGQYIHTTEVTTVVNKATSNLEISSLVEVPTQNCGKISESSPNLHDKDCTAEKPIKDTTNIRKKSVKCSLMKKIRNLKNSHNIKHLANKTNSLNSSAIKPTRNNVLKTMVSVTEIKSDLSNVQKIQSDTNTNDTSINCPTKKLRIAHNVRKSEEKSLNKVNRNTSESTRPSDLEKIEIQLVPSSDNATIDTYAVPDNKKFNKFLDFMGPTKCDKHPDLSVTKQCKSNSNDDTIDISKLVNDATAKREELVLGRQVVSDEAETKRLNNAVVSEPSNNKNMFQSQSYMISPKMSFEVNSAPDPCDLSKCAESDLSRDAGFETNLNVKVEKHSEGYCFPRVLKTNTELNSPIPKISPSCKMKVPDADNSEGKSLERPAKSVSHVLGMELIRYGGTNPSESFDDDEVMHATEVSNNLAPVKPGISEQANTVILDKNVTSSVIDSQFGGIILSPPNNLHAKTCTNFETNDKVMNETVSNTQQAPEDNDGEYIKASGLRDLIERHFTSSKNKGCHKLNKGCIKLQTRKENLVLKELLQITEDPEWTNSKLAASVERLSKFKTHTIAKCITDFLSTKAKDHEELDHTHTPPAPLLSKTQQRILTTIVVLNRTMPQIMQLVQDGIQYKLFRLNFAPEVEVVEELTRVFTALARIQKDREKVRILCCDAFYCLGLKAFPLTYVALISWPEVFPMAGACSDPLILCLTEIILSVQGDLEFPKFCALKKHITTYYKYKNDGNGSPALIKNFMTTLKEKRQNGLDTAMILFAKKKAPDWTYNNFIQGLMQMIIENTHPCIYDAFCLLGHLMRSFPVEDENGLVQNILEQLCALIESGEGSMELQEGVATALLNFTRHKPKVVTSTLLKWTPKEPMSKTLTHRLTTLIETCPVGWWKKILRSNDMQKY, via the exons ATGTCAAATTCGAGGTGTTTTTTCTACGATATTCCTGACTTAGAAGTAACAAATATGGATTGCATGAACATAGTAAAATCCGAGGAAATCTCAGAACCACAG GATGAGAATCAGAAACTCAAGGAAGCCTATCTTttgctgaaaagaaaaataagtttgTCACA TGAATTGATAAAGCaatataacgataaaataaaggaatgTCAGAATTTAAATATGGAACTGGAGGCCGTTAGAAAAAACTCCGAACATATAATGCGAAAGCATAATTCTAACTTGACCAAAATGACCAAATTGAAACTC GAAAATGCTCAGTATCAgcaaaaatttgaacattcCTCAAAGTATATATCAGATCaggaaattaaaattgctGCAGATAAACAACACTTGGAACAACTCATATGTAAAGTGAACGATTTGGAGCGTAACGTggctgaaaaaacaaagaaggaaTACATTTCGAAAG ATAAAATTCAAGCACTAGAGCGTCAATTGAAGGCAGTTAGAAAGTCGCATGaaacggaaatgaaaaagatggagataaaattaaataacataTCTGCCCCAAAGATTGTCAATACTCAGATAATCAAGAAAG aaaAGAAAGTTACTCACGAAAAGTATACCTGCACTGGAAATGAGCTTGAGGATGATTTAGTCAAACGAGAAACGATGGATAAATGTACCTTGACCAACGACTTTTACAGTATAAAAGATGATCCGTATCCattattttgttcgaaatgCGAAGTGAAATTCGATACTGTACCACTTGACCAAATACTACGACAGATGTCCGCATGTCCCAGTCCTATCTCAGAAGTATCATCACCTAAAAAATCAG AGAAGACTTCGAGCCACGAGAATTCAGCAGCACCAATTGAGATAAGAATCTCCCAgtctgaaatgaatgaaaaccaTTCAAATTATGTcaatcaaattattcaaacagaGGAAAGATATTCTGATTCTACCTCAAATTCAGAATTTCAAAGATTGGAACAGAAGCTTCAGAATCTGGAGCGCAAGTtccagaaaaaattgaagacatCTAATGAGTGTAAAAATCTCCGCTGCACTTATGAGCATCCAAGCAGTTATTATTTAGGGCCACATCCATAccattttcattcgtatcGACCTATGGCACGCCCTCCGTATAATTTTGTTGATTATCAAACATTGCAACGAATTCCCATAAgtcgtaaaagaaaaataaaattaaacgttAATAAATCAAGCCGGAGTACGTCGATATTacagaagaaacgaagaatagACAGTGGTACTTCGCCGTGGGAAGTTTCTCCCATTGCTAGAGATTTACGAGATCCTGATAAGGCAAGTTTTATCGAAAACAATTCGGAGCTCTCATTTGAATCATCGGGATCAAATTCACCGGGTGTACAGTCACTTGACCACAAAATCAATGCGACAAAACATCATAATGACGCAGAACCCCACCCTTTGTCAAGACGAGAAATCCGGGATGATGTAATCAGCCAATTTTCGCCTGTAACCAGCCCAACATCGACACCAAATGAATACATGTACACAGCTGAAAAATTCTGCAGTGggcaatacatacatacgacaGAAGTGACCACTGTGGTAAACAAAGCGACGAGCAATCTAGAAATATCGTCTCTAGTGGAAGTGCCTACTCAGAATTGTGGGAAAATATCTGAATCCTCACCTAATTTGCATGATAAAGACTGCACTGCGGAGAAACCAATTAAAGATACTACAAACATACGTAAAAAATCGGTGAAGTGttctttgatgaaaaaaatacgaaatctGAAAAACTCGCACAATATAAAGCATTTGGCAAACAAGACTAATTCTTTAAATAGTAGTGCAATAAAGCCAACCCGTAATAATGTATTAAAGACTATGGTTTCAGTAACTGAAATCAAAAGCGATCTTAGcaatgttcaaaaaattcaaagtgatACAAATACAAATGATACCAGTATTAATTGCCCCACAAAAAAACTTAGGATCGCACATAATGTTCGTAAATCAGAGGAAAAATCTCTGAATAAAGTAAatcgaaatacatcagaatcaACAAGACCTTCAGACTTGGAAAAGATTGAGATTCAATTAGTTCCTAGTAGTGACAATGCCACGATTGATACATACGCTGTACCAGATAACAAAAAGTTTAACaaatttctggattttatGGGCCCAACCAAGTGTGATAAGCATCCCGATTTATCGGTTACAAAACAATGTAAAAGTAATTCAAATGATGACACGATTGATATTAGCAAATTAGTGAATGACGCGACTGCAAAACGTGAAGAATTGGTACTTGGTAGGCAAGTTGTATCAGACGAGGCTGAAACTAAGCGTTTGAATAACGCTGTTGTGAGCGAACCttcgaataacaaaaatatgttCCAAAGCCAATCTTACATGATCAGTCCAAAAATGTCCTTTGAAGTTAACAGTGCTCCAGATCCTTGCGATCTCAGTAAGTGTGCAGAGAGCGATCTATCGAGGGATGCAGGATTTGAAACAAATCTGAatgtaaaagttgaaaaacattCTGAAGGCTATTGTTTTCCAAGGGTATTAAAGACCAACACTGAACTAAATAGTCCCATTCCTAAAATTTCACCGAGTTGTAAAATGAAAGTTCCTGATGCAGATAATAGCGAAGGAAAATCTCTGGAAAGACCAGCAAAGTCAGTATCTCATGTTCTGGGCATGGAACTTATTCGTTATGGGGGTACTAACCCGTCAGAGAGttttgatgatgatgaagtAATGCACGCAACAGAAGTTTCCAATAACTTGGCACCTGTAAAGCCTGGAATATCTGAACAAGCAAACACTGTAATTTTGGATAAAAACGTAACTAGTTCTGTGATAGACTCACAGTTCGGAGGAATAATTCTCAGCCCACCAAACAACTTGCATGCAAAAACCTGTACCAACTTTGAAACTAACGATAAAGTGATGAATGAAACTGTATCGAACACACAACAGGCACCAGAGGATAATGATGGCGAATATATCAAAGCCTCTGGTCTGAGAGATTTGATTGAGAGACATTTTACTAGCTCCAAGAATAAAGGTTGtcataaattgaataaaggCTGCATAAAGCTGCAAACAAGAAAgg aaaatCTGGTTCTGAAAGAATTGTTGCAAATAACTGAAGATCCAGAGTGGACAAACTCGAAACTTGCTGCGTCAGTCGAAAGGCTGTCTAAATTCAAAACACACACTATAGCCAA GTGCATAACGGATTTTTTATCCACAAAAGCAAAAGACCATGAAGAATTGGATCACACTCATACACCTCCAGCTCCGTTACTGTCAAAAACACAACAGCGGATCTTGACGACAATAGTTGTACTCAATCGCACGATGCCACAAATCATGCAACTTGTCCAAGATGGGATTCAGTATAAGCTCTTCAGGCTTAATTTCGCACCTGAG GTTGAAGTTGTGGAAGAATTAACTCGAGTCTTCACTGCTTTGGCTCGGATACAGAAGGATAGAGAAAAGGTGAGGATTTTATGCTGTGATGCTTTCTACTGTCTTGGCTTGAAAGCCTTTCCCCTCACTTATGTAGCACTCATCAGTTGGCCCGAAGTGTTTCCAATGGCTGGTGCTTGCAGTG ATCCATTAATCCTTTGCCTAACTGAGATAATATTGTCCGTGCAAGGCGATCTCGAATTTCCCAAGTTTTGTGCGTTGAAAAAGCATATTACGACGTATTACAAGTACAAGAACGATGGTAACGGTAGCCCAGCTTTGATAAAGAACTTCATGACTACTCTGAAGG AGAAACGTCAAAACGGTCTTGATACAGCGATGATACTTTTTGCAAAAAAGAAAGCGCCCGATTGGACttataacaattttattcaagGCCTCATGCagatgataattgaaaatactcATCCATGTATATATGATGCCTTCTGTTTGCTAG gtCATCTCATGCGATCTTTCCCAGTCGAGGACGAGAATGGTTTGGTGCAAAACATTCTCGAGCAGTTGTGTGCACTCATTGAATCTGGAGAAG GTTCAATGGAGCTGCAAGAAGGTGTAGCAACTGCTCTGCTGAATTTCACGCGCCACAAACCAAAAGTAGTGACATCGACTCTCTTGAAGTGGACGCCAAAGGAACCAATGTCTAAAACATTGACTCATCGACTTACAACACTCATTGAAACGTGTCCAGTAGGTTGGTGGAAGAAAATCCTGCGTAGTAATGATATGCAGAAGTATTAG
- the LOC105690420 gene encoding uncharacterized protein LOC105690420 isoform X3, translated as MPAPTGRRRHVRRTPGTPAAPDVDDACCKSSTNTDVGIDVNVDVNTDAANTDASRSGSGSGSSRRKFSHIEDDELPPNVQQQQQEQRQRRNGVPGGATLAHATNSPTRDAADTETAATTAPYFRRRTLPPYIATILIITCTLFGIADACSSRSTPKPRPPTPTPRPNITFHMYTCPPDYAEWYCLNGATCFTVKIAESLLYNCLCANGYIGQRCEFKDLDGSYLPSRQRVMLETASIAGGATIAVFLVVIICIAAYIHCKRKQKELRTSSNGVDTVDGPGRDPELRPFSNHGRSLRIFMAKNSNALTSPAIEQTKMPGWNYSSPESTRMASISEGKSSHTHQ; from the exons GGAGGCGACGGCACGTGCGGAGGACACCGGGAACACCCGCCGCCCCCGATGTAGACGACGCCTGCTGCAAGAGCAGCACCAACACCGACGTCGGTATCGACGTCAACGTCGACGTTAACACCGACGCGGCAAACACCGACGCCAGCAggagcggcagcggcagcggcagcagcaggcGGAAATTCTCCCATATCGAAGATGACGAACTACCGCCGAATgtgcaacaacaacaacaggaaCAACGACAACGAAGAAACGGCGTACCCGGTGGTGCAACCTTGGCGCACGCGACGAACTCTCCTACGAGAGATGCAGCTGACACGGAAACTGCCGCGACGACGGCGCCCTATTTCAGGAGAAGAACGTTACCACCTTATATCGCTACGATATTAATCATCACCTGCACCCTTTTTGGCATCGCAG ATGCATGTTCGTCACGGTCGACTCCGAAGCCACGACCACCGACGCCAACACCTCGACCGAATATCACATTCCACATGTATACGTGTCCGCCCGACTACGCGGAATGGTATTGTCTGAATGGCGCGACCTGTTTTACCGTAAAAATTGCCGAGTCGCTACTCTACAATTGTTT ATGCGCGAATGGATACATCGGGCAGAGATGCGAATTCAAGGATCTGGATGGTTCCTACTTAC CATCGCGGCAACGTGTGATGTTGGAAACTGCCAGCATAGCAGGAGGTGCCACCATAGCAGTATTTTTGGTCGTTATTATTTGCATAGCTGCTTACATCCATTGTAAGCGCAAACAAAAGGAGCTTCGAACAAG caGTAACGGTGTCGACACCGTCGATGGCCCTGGGCGAGATCCCGAACTCAGGCCATTCAGTAATCACGGTCGCTCATTGAGGATCTTTATGGCGAAAAATTCCAATGCCCTT ACGAGTCCGGCGATAGAGCAAACTAAAATGCCAGGTTGGAATTACTCTTCGCCAGAATCAACAAGGATGGCTTCTATCAGCGAGGGAAAAAGCAGTCACACGCATCAGTAA
- the LOC105690420 gene encoding uncharacterized protein LOC105690420 isoform X4, translating into MHVGRRRHVRRTPGTPAAPDVDDACCKSSTNTDVGIDVNVDVNTDAANTDASRSGSGSGSSRRKFSHIEDDELPPNVQQQQQEQRQRRNGVPGGATLAHATNSPTRDAADTETAATTAPYFRRRTLPPYIATILIITCTLFGIADACSSRSTPKPRPPTPTPRPNITFHMYTCPPDYAEWYCLNGATCFTVKIAESLLYNCLCANGYIGQRCEFKDLDGSYLPSRQRVMLETASIAGGATIAVFLVVIICIAAYIHCKRKQKELRTSSNGVDTVDGPGRDPELRPFSNHGRSLRIFMAKNSNALTSPAIEQTKMPGWNYSSPESTRMASISEGKSSHTHQ; encoded by the exons ATGCATGTAG GGAGGCGACGGCACGTGCGGAGGACACCGGGAACACCCGCCGCCCCCGATGTAGACGACGCCTGCTGCAAGAGCAGCACCAACACCGACGTCGGTATCGACGTCAACGTCGACGTTAACACCGACGCGGCAAACACCGACGCCAGCAggagcggcagcggcagcggcagcagcaggcGGAAATTCTCCCATATCGAAGATGACGAACTACCGCCGAATgtgcaacaacaacaacaggaaCAACGACAACGAAGAAACGGCGTACCCGGTGGTGCAACCTTGGCGCACGCGACGAACTCTCCTACGAGAGATGCAGCTGACACGGAAACTGCCGCGACGACGGCGCCCTATTTCAGGAGAAGAACGTTACCACCTTATATCGCTACGATATTAATCATCACCTGCACCCTTTTTGGCATCGCAG ATGCATGTTCGTCACGGTCGACTCCGAAGCCACGACCACCGACGCCAACACCTCGACCGAATATCACATTCCACATGTATACGTGTCCGCCCGACTACGCGGAATGGTATTGTCTGAATGGCGCGACCTGTTTTACCGTAAAAATTGCCGAGTCGCTACTCTACAATTGTTT ATGCGCGAATGGATACATCGGGCAGAGATGCGAATTCAAGGATCTGGATGGTTCCTACTTAC CATCGCGGCAACGTGTGATGTTGGAAACTGCCAGCATAGCAGGAGGTGCCACCATAGCAGTATTTTTGGTCGTTATTATTTGCATAGCTGCTTACATCCATTGTAAGCGCAAACAAAAGGAGCTTCGAACAAG caGTAACGGTGTCGACACCGTCGATGGCCCTGGGCGAGATCCCGAACTCAGGCCATTCAGTAATCACGGTCGCTCATTGAGGATCTTTATGGCGAAAAATTCCAATGCCCTT ACGAGTCCGGCGATAGAGCAAACTAAAATGCCAGGTTGGAATTACTCTTCGCCAGAATCAACAAGGATGGCTTCTATCAGCGAGGGAAAAAGCAGTCACACGCATCAGTAA